Proteins encoded together in one Staphylococcus aureus window:
- a CDS encoding GTP-binding protein, translated as MKNNKDEKIRISIINGFLGSGKTTLLTHYISELLKNDEKIKIIMNEFGTFDIDSNSISNEIEVHSLINGCVCCDLKQELVYELKAIALKGDVNHVIIEATGIAHPLELLVACQDPQIVNFFEKPIIYGVLDATRFLERHQYTENTVSLMEDQLKLSDMIIINKIDLITDDSLEKIDKQLGMICASIPTYKTTYGKVSLEELDLTVKDREISSHHHHHHGIKSMTYTFTGPIDRHLFYQFIMKLPESVLRLKGYVSFRDQPNAIYEFQYAYGLPDYGIIGMQLPLTIVIIGETLDTNHIRNQLDMLQFT; from the coding sequence ATGAAAAATAATAAAGATGAAAAAATAAGAATATCCATAATTAACGGATTTTTGGGTAGTGGTAAAACCACGTTACTGACACATTATATTAGTGAATTATTAAAAAATGATGAGAAAATTAAAATCATCATGAATGAATTCGGTACTTTTGATATTGATAGCAATAGTATTTCAAATGAAATTGAAGTCCATTCATTGATTAATGGTTGTGTTTGTTGCGATCTTAAACAAGAACTTGTCTATGAACTAAAAGCCATTGCTTTAAAAGGGGACGTTAATCATGTCATCATAGAAGCGACAGGCATTGCGCATCCTTTGGAATTACTAGTTGCATGTCAAGATCCGCAAATCGTTAATTTCTTTGAAAAGCCGATTATTTATGGTGTATTAGATGCGACTCGATTTTTAGAACGTCATCAATATACCGAAAATACAGTTTCGCTGATGGAAGATCAGTTGAAACTAAGTGACATGATTATTATTAATAAAATTGATCTTATAACTGATGACAGTCTTGAGAAAATTGATAAGCAATTAGGTATGATTTGTGCAAGTATTCCAACTTATAAAACAACCTATGGAAAAGTTTCGTTGGAAGAATTGGACTTAACTGTTAAAGACAGAGAGATATCGTCTCATCATCACCATCATCATGGGATTAAAAGTATGACTTACACGTTTACAGGTCCGATTGATCGTCATTTGTTTTATCAATTTATAATGAAATTACCGGAATCTGTTCTACGTTTGAAAGGTTATGTGTCATTTAGAGATCAACCAAATGCAATTTATGAATTTCAATATGCATATGGTTTACCAGACTATGGAATAATTGGCATGCAATTACCATTAACGATTGTTATTATTGGTGAAACTTTAGATACAAATCACATACGTAATCAATTGGATATGCTACAATTTACGTAA
- a CDS encoding aldo/keto reductase family oxidoreductase has protein sequence MEQIMINHYVHFSRLVQGFWRANEWKMTAKELNYFINELVERGITTMDHADIYGDYQCESLFGNALDLSPELRNKIQIVTKCGIILPSKQFDFTNGHRYDLSSKHIVKSVEQSLINLNVDYLDSLLIHRPSPLMDPEQVADALTKLVKQGKLKSFGVSNFNHSQYQLLNQYIMKERLHISINQLELSPYHVDSLQDGTMDSMYQNHVQIMAWSPFAGGKIFDKEDIKAQRIMKVVQSIADKYGVSDTAVMIAWLVKIPHRIMPILGTSQLKRIDQAIEGLQLNLDDQSWFDIYTAIIGQDIP, from the coding sequence ATGGAACAAATAATGATTAATCACTATGTTCATTTTTCTAGGCTTGTACAAGGTTTTTGGCGTGCAAATGAATGGAAGATGACTGCGAAAGAGTTAAATTATTTTATAAATGAATTAGTTGAACGTGGAATTACAACGATGGATCATGCTGATATTTATGGAGATTATCAATGTGAATCACTGTTTGGTAATGCTTTGGATTTATCACCCGAATTAAGAAATAAAATTCAAATTGTTACGAAATGTGGTATCATTTTGCCTTCTAAGCAATTTGATTTTACAAATGGACATCGTTATGATTTGAGTAGTAAGCACATCGTGAAATCTGTTGAACAGTCATTAATCAATTTGAATGTAGATTATTTAGATAGTCTACTCATTCATCGTCCTTCACCATTGATGGATCCAGAACAAGTTGCTGATGCATTAACTAAACTTGTTAAACAAGGTAAGTTGAAGTCATTCGGGGTGTCGAATTTTAATCATTCACAATACCAATTGTTAAATCAATATATTATGAAAGAAAGACTACATATTAGCATCAATCAATTAGAATTATCGCCATATCACGTTGATAGTTTACAAGATGGAACAATGGATTCAATGTATCAAAACCATGTTCAAATCATGGCTTGGAGTCCTTTTGCAGGCGGTAAAATTTTCGACAAGGAAGATATTAAAGCGCAACGTATTATGAAAGTTGTTCAATCAATAGCTGACAAATATGGTGTGAGTGACACAGCTGTGATGATAGCGTGGTTAGTAAAAATACCGCATCGTATCATGCCGATACTTGGAACAAGTCAGTTAAAGCGTATTGATCAAGCAATCGAAGGGCTACAACTTAATTTAGATGATCAGTCGTGGTTTGACATTTACACCGCTATTATCGGACAAGATATTCCGTAA
- a CDS encoding DASS family sodium-coupled anion symporter — protein MSEEKHVVEHEQQKKEKTKKQYKPFWIVMSFIILIVVLLLPAPSSLPIMAKAVLAILAFAVIMWVTEAVSYPVSATLIIGLMILLLGFSPVQNLGEKLGNPKSGSAILAGSDLLGTNHALSLAFSGFATSAVALVAAALFLAAAMQETNLHKRLALLVLSIVGNKTRNIVIGAIIVSIVLAFFVPSATARAGAVVPILLGMIAAFKVSKDSKLASLLIITSVQAVSIWNIGIKTAAAQNIVAINFINHQLGFDVSWGEWFLYAAPWSIVMSVALYFIMIKVMPPEINTIEGGKDLIKEELHKLGPVSPREWRLIVISMLLLLFWSTEKVLHPIDSASITIIALGVMLMPKIGVMTWKHVENKIPWGTIIVFGVGISLGNVLLKTGAAQWLSDQTFGVLGLKHLPIIATIALITLFNILIHLGFASATSLSSALIPVFISLTSTLHLGDQSIGFVLIQQFVISFGFLLPVSAPQNMLAYGTGTFTVKDFLKAGIPLTIVGYILVIVFSMTYWKWLGLL, from the coding sequence ATGTCAGAAGAAAAACATGTAGTTGAACATGAACAACAAAAGAAAGAAAAGACAAAAAAGCAATACAAGCCATTTTGGATTGTCATGAGTTTTATAATACTTATAGTTGTACTATTACTCCCGGCACCTTCAAGTCTGCCGATAATGGCTAAGGCAGTACTAGCTATTTTAGCTTTTGCAGTTATTATGTGGGTAACGGAAGCTGTATCATATCCGGTGTCAGCAACTTTAATTATTGGCTTAATGATATTACTTTTAGGATTTAGCCCTGTTCAAAATTTAGGGGAGAAGCTAGGTAATCCGAAAAGTGGCAGTGCTATTTTAGCTGGAAGTGACCTTCTAGGAACTAATCATGCATTATCATTAGCGTTTAGTGGATTTGCAACTTCAGCTGTAGCTCTCGTTGCAGCTGCATTATTTTTGGCTGCTGCTATGCAAGAAACGAATTTGCATAAAAGACTAGCTCTTTTAGTGTTATCAATTGTTGGTAATAAAACTAGAAATATAGTTATTGGAGCAATTATCGTTTCAATTGTACTTGCATTTTTCGTTCCTTCTGCAACAGCTAGAGCAGGGGCAGTTGTACCAATCTTGCTGGGTATGATTGCGGCATTTAAAGTTTCCAAAGATAGCAAGTTAGCGTCTTTATTAATAATTACTTCAGTACAAGCTGTGTCAATTTGGAATATTGGTATCAAAACGGCGGCAGCACAAAATATCGTAGCGATTAATTTTATAAACCATCAATTAGGATTTGATGTTTCATGGGGCGAGTGGTTCTTATATGCAGCGCCTTGGTCCATAGTTATGTCCGTAGCTTTATATTTCATCATGATTAAAGTGATGCCTCCAGAAATTAATACAATAGAAGGTGGTAAAGATTTAATAAAAGAAGAATTGCATAAACTTGGCCCCGTTAGCCCACGTGAATGGCGTTTAATTGTTATATCGATGTTATTATTACTGTTTTGGTCAACTGAAAAAGTATTACATCCGATTGACTCTGCATCCATTACTATTATTGCTTTAGGTGTTATGTTAATGCCGAAAATTGGTGTCATGACATGGAAACATGTTGAAAATAAAATACCATGGGGAACAATTATCGTGTTTGGTGTAGGTATTTCACTAGGTAACGTTCTTTTGAAAACAGGTGCAGCTCAATGGTTAAGTGATCAAACTTTTGGTGTTTTAGGTTTAAAACATTTACCTATTATCGCGACAATTGCACTTATCACGCTTTTTAATATATTGATTCATTTGGGCTTTGCGAGTGCAACAAGTTTATCATCAGCGTTAATACCTGTTTTTATTTCGCTAACCTCTACGTTACACTTAGGAGACCAGTCTATAGGATTTGTTTTAATTCAACAATTTGTTATTAGTTTTGGTTTCTTATTACCTGTTAGTGCACCTCAAAATATGTTGGCTTATGGCACTGGTACTTTTACGGTTAAAGATTTCTTGAAGGCAGGTATACCATTGACAATTGTAGGGTATATTCTAGTGATAGTTTTTAGCATGACTTATTGGAAATGGTTAGGTTTGCTTTAA
- a CDS encoding deoxyribodipyrimidine photo-lyase — MAIAVLLNRMFRMEHNPLFEYIYQQKEDIDACYFIIPEEDMSSASDLKAQFYRGTLQRFYQSLHAEKLTPYVMSYDDIISFCKENNISEVVTAGDIMSYHLEEYDILHQRSLFNEARIAVTLIRGNHYFKASKTMNQQGEPYNVFTSFYKKWRPYLRHRDVYHYDLKSFENFVIASPDDLVFDDIAFGSSQIIEQNKWQHFLDQDIQNYESGRDYLPEVLTSQLSVALAYGLLDIIEIFNDLLARYDEDEANYEAFIRELIFREFYYVLMTQYPETSYQAFKPKYRQIKWSQNEADFNAWCEGQTGFPIIDAAIMELTQTGFMHNRMRMVVSQFLTKDLFIDWTWGEKFFRKHLIDYDAASNIHGWQWSASTGTDAVPYFRMFNPIRQSERFDAKALYIKTYLPIFNQIDAKYLHDTQRNESNLFEQGIELGSHYPRQMVDHQEKRTQVLATFKALD, encoded by the coding sequence ATGGCAATTGCTGTGTTATTAAATCGAATGTTTCGAATGGAACACAATCCATTATTTGAATATATTTATCAACAAAAAGAAGACATTGATGCATGTTATTTTATCATTCCGGAAGAGGACATGTCTTCAGCTTCTGATTTGAAAGCACAGTTTTATCGCGGTACTTTGCAGCGCTTTTACCAATCGTTGCACGCAGAAAAGCTTACACCTTATGTTATGTCTTATGACGATATCATTTCATTTTGTAAAGAAAACAATATCTCTGAAGTAGTGACTGCGGGTGATATTATGAGTTATCATCTTGAAGAATATGATATTTTACATCAACGTTCTTTATTCAATGAAGCACGCATTGCCGTTACTTTGATACGTGGGAATCATTACTTTAAAGCGAGTAAAACAATGAATCAACAAGGGGAGCCATACAATGTTTTTACTAGTTTCTATAAAAAATGGCGACCTTACTTGAGGCATAGAGACGTATATCACTATGATTTAAAATCATTCGAAAACTTTGTCATTGCATCACCTGATGATTTAGTGTTTGATGACATAGCATTTGGATCCTCACAAATAATTGAACAGAATAAATGGCAACATTTTTTAGATCAAGATATACAGAATTACGAAAGCGGAAGAGACTATTTACCTGAAGTATTAACAAGTCAGCTAAGTGTTGCTTTAGCATATGGATTATTAGATATTATTGAAATTTTTAATGATTTATTGGCGCGTTATGATGAAGATGAGGCAAACTATGAAGCATTTATACGTGAACTCATTTTTAGAGAATTTTATTATGTGTTAATGACACAGTATCCTGAAACCTCATACCAAGCTTTCAAACCTAAATATCGACAGATAAAATGGTCGCAAAATGAAGCGGATTTTAATGCATGGTGCGAAGGGCAAACAGGATTTCCAATCATTGATGCAGCAATAATGGAATTGACACAAACTGGTTTTATGCATAATCGAATGAGAATGGTTGTGTCGCAATTTTTAACCAAAGATTTATTTATAGATTGGACATGGGGAGAAAAATTCTTTAGAAAGCACCTTATTGACTATGATGCAGCATCAAATATTCATGGATGGCAATGGTCTGCTTCTACAGGTACGGATGCAGTGCCGTATTTTAGAATGTTTAATCCAATAAGACAGAGTGAACGCTTTGATGCTAAAGCTTTGTATATCAAAACATATCTTCCGATTTTTAATCAAATTGATGCAAAATATTTGCATGATACACAACGCAATGAGTCCAACCTTTTTGAACAGGGGATTGAATTAGGTAGTCATTATCCAAGACAAATGGTAGATCATCAAGAAAAACGTACACAAGTTTTAGCTACATTTAAAGCGCTAGACTAA
- a CDS encoding DUF1361 domain-containing protein, translating to MQSRYIARIYFLILFIVSLFETKIFQFMTLNLFLAYIPFELSLLLRLFKPNKKYEWPLFIIYSFIFVLLLPNTFYMVTDLIHLNQFQFNFYAGLNLSEWKYFTYLLLGVFLAVYVMILIYFEILTLTSHRWLNRLIVVVLMFLNGFGIYIGRFLRLHSVYFFNEPLHVLNHILESLTLKTAMFVCFMVVMQAAILLFGKGVRLNK from the coding sequence ATGCAATCTCGATACATCGCTAGAATTTACTTTTTAATTTTATTTATCGTCTCCCTTTTTGAGACTAAAATTTTTCAATTTATGACTTTAAATTTGTTTTTAGCATATATACCTTTTGAGCTTAGTCTATTATTACGATTATTCAAACCGAATAAAAAGTATGAATGGCCACTCTTTATCATATATAGTTTTATATTTGTGTTACTTTTACCAAATACATTTTATATGGTAACTGATTTAATCCATTTGAACCAATTTCAATTCAACTTTTACGCAGGACTAAATTTAAGTGAGTGGAAATACTTTACCTATTTACTGCTTGGTGTCTTCTTAGCGGTTTATGTGATGATTTTAATCTATTTTGAAATACTAACATTGACTTCTCACCGTTGGCTTAATAGATTAATTGTTGTCGTGCTAATGTTTTTAAATGGATTCGGAATTTATATTGGTCGTTTCTTACGCTTACATTCCGTTTATTTCTTTAATGAGCCCTTACATGTTCTAAATCACATTCTAGAAAGTCTAACGCTTAAAACTGCTATGTTTGTATGTTTTATGGTTGTCATGCAAGCAGCAATTCTATTATTTGGAAAAGGAGTGCGTTTGAACAAGTGA
- a CDS encoding PPC domain-containing DNA-binding protein gives MKLQKSNHTILLVLEKGEDIVECITTFADDQDLTFTSVSGIGACDDVVLKFFNLTTKQYEEKHITEPLELTSLLGNISRLDNGHFAHLHATFGTQSYETFSGHLAKAIVSATAEIILTVTDLDIQRSFKDAVGLNLLDPQ, from the coding sequence ATGAAATTGCAAAAAAGTAATCATACTATACTACTAGTGTTGGAAAAAGGAGAAGATATCGTTGAATGTATAACAACCTTTGCAGATGACCAAGACTTAACATTTACATCTGTCAGCGGCATTGGTGCATGTGATGACGTTGTATTAAAATTTTTCAATTTAACAACGAAACAATACGAAGAAAAACATATTACTGAGCCACTGGAATTGACGAGCTTATTAGGTAATATTTCTCGTCTAGACAATGGTCATTTTGCACATTTGCATGCTACTTTCGGTACTCAATCATATGAAACTTTTAGCGGACATCTCGCTAAAGCAATTGTTTCTGCAACTGCTGAAATCATTCTTACTGTAACTGATTTGGACATTCAACGTTCATTCAAAGATGCAGTCGGTTTAAATTTACTTGATCCTCAATAG
- the norA gene encoding multidrug efflux MFS transporter NorA: MNKQIFVLYFNIFLIFLGIGLVIPVLPVYLKDLGLTGSDLGLLVAAFALSQMIISPFGGTLADKLGKKLIICIGLILFSVSEFMFAVGHNFSVLMLSRVIGGMSAGMVMPGVTGLIADISPSHQKAKNFGYMSAIINSGFILGPGIGGFMAEVSHRMPFYFAGALGILAFIMSIVLIHDPKKSTTSGFQKLEPQLLTKINWKVFITPVILTLVLSFGLSAFETLYSLYTADKVNYSPKDISIAITGGGIFGALFQIYFFDKFMKYFSELTFIAWSLLYSVVVLILLVFANDYWSIMLISFVVFIGFDMIRPAITNYFSNIAGERQGFAGGLNSTFTSMGNFIGPLIAGALFDVHIEAPIYMAIGVSLAGVVIVLIEKQHRAKLKEQNM, translated from the coding sequence ATGAATAAACAGATTTTTGTCTTATATTTTAATATTTTCTTGATTTTTTTAGGTATCGGTTTAGTAATACCAGTCTTGCCTGTTTATTTAAAAGATTTGGGATTAACTGGTAGTGATTTAGGATTACTAGTTGCTGCTTTTGCGTTATCTCAAATGATTATATCGCCGTTTGGTGGTACGCTAGCTGACAAATTAGGGAAGAAATTAATTATATGTATAGGATTAATTTTGTTTTCAGTGTCAGAATTTATGTTTGCAGTTGGCCACAATTTTTCGGTATTGATGTTATCGAGAGTGATTGGTGGTATGAGTGCTGGTATGGTAATGCCTGGTGTGACAGGTTTAATAGCTGACATTTCACCAAGCCATCAAAAAGCAAAAAACTTTGGCTACATGTCAGCGATTATCAATTCTGGATTCATTTTAGGACCAGGGATTGGTGGATTTATGGCAGAAGTTTCACATCGTATGCCATTTTACTTTGCAGGAGCATTAGGTATTCTAGCATTTATAATGTCAATTGTATTGATTCACGATCCGAAAAAGTCTACGACAAGTGGTTTCCAAAAGTTAGAGCCACAATTGCTAACGAAAATTAACTGGAAAGTGTTTATTACACCAGTTATTTTAACACTTGTATTATCGTTTGGTTTATCTGCATTTGAAACATTGTATTCACTATACACAGCTGACAAGGTAAATTATTCACCTAAAGATATTTCGATTGCTATTACGGGTGGCGGTATATTTGGGGCACTTTTCCAAATCTATTTCTTCGATAAATTTATGAAGTATTTCTCAGAGTTAACATTTATAGCTTGGTCATTATTATATTCAGTTGTTGTCTTAATATTATTAGTTTTTGCTAATGACTATTGGTCAATAATGTTAATCAGTTTTGTTGTCTTCATAGGTTTTGATATGATACGACCAGCCATTACAAATTATTTTTCTAATATTGCTGGAGAAAGGCAAGGCTTTGCAGGCGGATTGAACTCGACATTCACTAGTATGGGTAATTTCATAGGTCCTTTAATCGCAGGTGCGTTATTTGATGTACACATTGAAGCACCAATTTATATGGCTATAGGTGTTTCATTAGCAGGTGTTGTTATTGTTTTAATTGAAAAGCAACATAGAGCAAAATTGAAAGAACAAAATATGTAG
- the ybaK gene encoding Cys-tRNA(Pro) deacylase, with product MAKNKKTNAMRMLDRAKIKYEVHSFEVPEEHLSGQEVAELIQANVKTVFKTLVLENTKHEHFVFVIPVSETLDMKKAAALVGEKKLQLMPLDNLKNVTGYIRGGCSPVGMKTLFPTVVDKSCENYSHISVSGGLRTMQITIAVEDLITITKGKIGAVIHE from the coding sequence ATGGCTAAAAATAAGAAAACGAACGCGATGCGTATGCTTGATCGTGCAAAAATTAAATACGAAGTTCATAGCTTTGAGGTACCAGAAGAACATTTATCTGGTCAAGAAGTCGCAGAACTCATACAAGCAAATGTTAAAACAGTATTTAAAACGCTTGTTCTAGAAAATACAAAACATGAACATTTTGTATTTGTTATCCCAGTAAGTGAAACTTTAGATATGAAAAAGGCAGCTGCTTTGGTTGGAGAGAAGAAATTGCAGCTTATGCCTTTAGATAATTTGAAAAATGTAACGGGATACATTCGTGGTGGGTGTTCGCCTGTTGGTATGAAAACATTGTTTCCAACAGTCGTTGACAAATCGTGTGAAAATTATAGTCATATCAGTGTGAGTGGTGGGCTTCGAACAATGCAAATCACAATAGCTGTTGAGGATTTGATTACAATAACTAAAGGCAAAATTGGAGCAGTTATCCATGAATGA
- a CDS encoding DeoR/GlpR family DNA-binding transcription regulator: MMIITEKRHELILEELSHKDFLTLQELIDRTGCSASTIRRDLSKLQQLGKLQRVHGGAMLKENRMVEANLTEKLATNLDEKKMIAKIAANQINDNECLFIDAGSSTLELIKYIQAKDIIVVTNGLTHVEALLKKGIKTIMLGGQVKENTLATIGSSAMEILRRYCFDKAFIGMNGLDIELGLTTPDEQEALVKQTAMSLANQSFVLIDHSKFNKVYFARVPLLESTTIITSEKALNQESLKEYQQKYHFIGGTL, translated from the coding sequence ATGATGATAATTACTGAAAAAAGACACGAGTTAATATTAGAAGAACTTTCGCACAAAGATTTTTTGACTTTACAAGAATTAATAGATCGAACTGGTTGCAGTGCTTCAACAATACGAAGAGATTTATCTAAACTACAACAATTAGGGAAATTGCAACGTGTGCATGGTGGTGCAATGTTAAAAGAAAATCGTATGGTTGAGGCGAATTTAACTGAAAAATTAGCAACGAATCTTGATGAAAAGAAAATGATTGCTAAAATAGCAGCTAATCAAATCAACGATAATGAATGCTTATTTATCGATGCTGGTTCATCTACATTGGAGCTAATTAAATATATTCAAGCGAAAGATATCATTGTGGTAACCAATGGTTTAACACATGTAGAAGCTTTACTTAAAAAAGGTATTAAAACAATTATGCTAGGTGGTCAAGTTAAAGAAAATACACTTGCTACGATTGGTTCTAGTGCTATGGAGATATTAAGACGATATTGTTTCGATAAAGCTTTTATCGGGATGAATGGATTAGATATTGAACTTGGATTAACTACTCCCGATGAGCAAGAGGCATTAGTTAAACAAACAGCAATGTCATTAGCCAATCAATCATTTGTACTTATAGATCATTCTAAGTTTAATAAAGTATATTTTGCTCGTGTACCTTTGCTAGAAAGTACGACAATCATCACATCTGAAAAAGCATTAAATCAAGAATCGTTAAAAGAATACCAACAAAAGTATCACTTTATAGGAGGGACTTTATGA
- the pfkB gene encoding 1-phosphofructokinase yields the protein MIYTVTFNPSIDYVIFTNDFKIDGLNRATATYKFAGGKGINVSRVLKTLDVESTALGFAGGFPGKFIIDTLNNSAIQSNFIEVDEDTRINVKLKTGQETEINAPGPHITSTQFEQLLQQIKNTTSEDIVIVAGSVPSSIPSDAYAQIAQITAQTGAKLVVDAEKELAESVLPYHPLFIKPNKDELEVMFNTTVNSDTDVIKYGRLLVDKGAQSVIVSLGGDGAIYIDKEISIKAVNPQGKVVNTVGSGDSTVAGMVAGIASGLTIEKAFQQAVACGTATAFDEDLATRDAIEKIKSQVTISVLDGE from the coding sequence ATGATTTATACAGTGACTTTCAATCCTTCAATTGACTATGTCATTTTTACGAATGATTTTAAAATTGATGGTTTGAACAGAGCAACAGCAACATATAAATTCGCTGGGGGGAAAGGTATTAATGTCTCGCGCGTCTTAAAGACATTGGATGTTGAGTCAACTGCCTTGGGATTTGCAGGTGGATTTCCTGGGAAATTCATTATAGATACATTAAATAACAGTGCAATTCAATCGAATTTTATTGAAGTTGATGAAGATACACGTATTAATGTGAAATTAAAAACAGGACAAGAAACAGAAATCAATGCACCGGGTCCTCATATAACGTCAACACAATTTGAACAACTGTTACAACAAATTAAAAATACAACAAGCGAAGATATAGTTATTGTTGCTGGAAGTGTACCAAGTAGTATTCCAAGCGATGCGTATGCGCAAATTGCACAAATTACAGCACAGACAGGTGCTAAATTAGTAGTCGACGCTGAAAAAGAATTGGCTGAAAGCGTTTTACCATATCATCCACTATTTATTAAACCTAATAAAGATGAATTAGAAGTGATGTTTAATACAACAGTGAACTCAGACACAGATGTTATTAAATATGGTCGTTTGTTAGTTGATAAAGGTGCGCAATCTGTTATTGTCTCGCTTGGCGGTGATGGTGCTATTTATATTGATAAAGAAATCAGTATTAAAGCAGTTAATCCACAAGGGAAAGTGGTTAATACAGTTGGCTCTGGTGATAGTACAGTTGCAGGCATGGTGGCTGGAATTGCTTCAGGTTTAACGATTGAAAAAGCATTCCAACAAGCAGTCGCATGCGGTACTGCCACGGCATTTGATGAGGACTTAGCAACACGGGACGCTATAGAAAAAATAAAATCACAAGTTACGATTAGCGTACTTGATGGGGAGTGA